A genomic region of Methylobacterium durans contains the following coding sequences:
- a CDS encoding PAS domain-containing protein has product MVESFGLSGNWGWNFARKEYVWSSGLYRLFGIEDGTIRPDYELFRSLIHPEDRAVLEDASQILNEGILSDHTFRIIRPDGTMRMVLSRGDVYFTPDGRPAGAAGVVVDITSEQRVSLAIRAQNDRQRAIFEHGTIVSWVWTADGEVLHAPGWCELTGLAPEDLLRNWHLPIVPEERAEVLRQHAAMRERRQPFTLDFKAQVARGGRTSFRTLVVPVQNGSDAIREWTGLTFPPSATVGETATDVGSDVQHQIRGAHLRAARGLLDWTLADLASASKLSLSTIRRLEEDADGPLARSRHAAVDALRQAGVGFRLIEVSIAIAHMR; this is encoded by the coding sequence ATGGTCGAGTCCTTCGGATTGTCCGGCAACTGGGGCTGGAACTTCGCGCGCAAGGAGTACGTGTGGTCTTCGGGCCTCTACAGGCTGTTCGGCATCGAGGACGGGACGATCCGTCCCGATTACGAACTCTTCCGCAGCCTGATCCATCCGGAGGACCGGGCGGTCCTGGAAGATGCGAGTCAGATCCTCAACGAGGGGATCCTGAGCGACCACACGTTCCGCATCATCCGCCCGGACGGCACCATGCGCATGGTGCTCAGCCGCGGCGACGTCTACTTCACGCCGGACGGCCGGCCGGCCGGCGCCGCAGGGGTCGTCGTGGACATCACCAGCGAGCAGAGGGTGTCCCTGGCGATCCGCGCGCAGAACGACCGCCAGCGGGCGATCTTCGAGCACGGCACCATCGTCTCCTGGGTCTGGACGGCCGACGGCGAGGTGCTCCACGCCCCCGGCTGGTGCGAATTGACCGGCCTCGCCCCGGAAGACCTGCTGCGGAACTGGCACCTTCCGATCGTCCCGGAGGAGCGCGCGGAGGTGCTGCGCCAGCACGCGGCGATGCGCGAGAGGCGGCAGCCCTTCACCCTTGACTTCAAGGCGCAGGTCGCCCGCGGAGGCCGCACGAGCTTCCGAACCCTCGTCGTGCCGGTGCAGAACGGCTCGGATGCGATCCGGGAATGGACGGGCCTGACCTTTCCCCCGTCGGCCACGGTGGGCGAGACGGCGACCGACGTCGGCTCCGACGTGCAGCACCAGATCCGCGGCGCCCATCTGCGGGCGGCGCGCGGCCTCCTCGACTGGACGCTCGCCGACCTCGCGAGCGCCAGCAAGCTCTCGCTCTCGACGATCCGGCGGCTGGAGGAGGATGCAGACGGACCGCTCGCCCGCAGCCGTCACGCCGCCGTCGACGCACTCCGGCAGGCGGGCGTCGGCTTCCGCCTGATCGAGGTCAGCATCGCGATCGCGCACATGCGCTGA
- a CDS encoding DUF3280 domain-containing protein, translating into MRSPFGTSARAVSLAAASAAAVILLAGAAGAEPAKVAVFDFQFAGGTPVAPTEEDRARLKRTSEEFRTLLKDSGRYALVSTEPVREDVGRTADLRACGGCADAFGRKLGADGIFVGEVQKVSNLILNMNVYYKPLREGAQEKAYSVDLRGNTDESFDRGIKYLVKNQLLER; encoded by the coding sequence ATGAGGAGTCCGTTCGGGACGTCGGCTCGGGCCGTGAGTCTGGCCGCAGCTTCGGCTGCGGCGGTGATCCTGCTCGCGGGCGCGGCAGGGGCCGAGCCGGCGAAAGTCGCGGTCTTCGATTTCCAGTTCGCGGGCGGCACCCCGGTGGCTCCGACGGAGGAGGATCGGGCGCGCCTGAAACGCACGAGCGAGGAGTTCCGCACCCTGCTCAAGGACAGCGGCCGATATGCCCTGGTGTCCACGGAGCCCGTCCGGGAGGATGTGGGACGGACGGCGGATCTGCGCGCGTGCGGCGGCTGCGCCGATGCGTTCGGCCGGAAGCTCGGCGCGGACGGCATCTTCGTCGGCGAGGTTCAGAAGGTCTCCAATCTGATCCTCAACATGAACGTCTACTACAAGCCCCTGAGAGAGGGCGCGCAGGAGAAGGCCTACAGCGTCGATCTGCGCGGCAACACCGACGAGTCCTTCGACCGCGGCATCAAGTACCTGGTGAAGAACCAGCTTCTCGAACGCTGA
- a CDS encoding MFS transporter: MTAPRPKSRRANLPRDRHIPRPDYRARPVRLSEVSVEGAPDVMPEPVPVSQTISRASRRGLDAFAFFVANLQTGFGPFLAVYFTQAKWTQADIGFALTVGSLVSLLGQVPGGAFVDVARSKRFAAGLSVVAISGSAFALAMWPSFLVVLLAMAAHSAASCVLTPAIAAISIGLVGHARAGERLGRNASFQAIGNALAAAGMGACGYYLSNDAVFYLTAALVVPTLLALSFIRADEIVHDAPPQAGAAAPAESGGLRMLMTNRALLCFAACMTLFFLANAAMLPLVGSVLTLRTSETATALIAACIMVPQAVLAVCAPALGRAAERWGRRPVLLLGFAALPLRGLLFAYTDSPSLLVAIQVLDGVSAAVLGVMVPLVVSDATRGTGRFNLALGAVGTAMGIGAALSTSLAGLMADRFGSQTAFLGLAVVGLVAFGLVALIMPETRRAERA, encoded by the coding sequence ATGACGGCACCGCGCCCGAAGAGCCGGCGTGCCAACCTGCCACGGGACCGCCATATCCCGAGACCCGACTACCGGGCGCGCCCGGTGCGACTGAGCGAGGTGAGCGTGGAGGGGGCGCCGGACGTGATGCCCGAGCCCGTCCCGGTCTCGCAGACGATCTCGCGCGCGAGCCGCCGGGGCCTCGACGCCTTCGCCTTCTTCGTCGCGAACCTGCAGACGGGCTTCGGGCCGTTCCTCGCCGTCTACTTCACGCAGGCCAAGTGGACCCAGGCCGATATCGGCTTCGCGCTGACAGTCGGCAGCCTCGTCAGCCTGCTCGGCCAGGTCCCCGGCGGCGCCTTCGTCGACGTGGCGCGCTCGAAGCGCTTCGCTGCGGGCCTCTCGGTCGTCGCGATCTCGGGAAGCGCCTTCGCGCTCGCCATGTGGCCGAGCTTCCTCGTCGTGCTCCTCGCCATGGCCGCCCACTCGGCCGCGAGCTGCGTGCTGACGCCGGCGATCGCGGCGATCAGCATCGGCCTCGTCGGCCATGCGCGGGCGGGCGAGCGGCTCGGGCGCAACGCCAGCTTCCAGGCGATCGGCAACGCCCTCGCCGCGGCCGGAATGGGCGCCTGCGGCTACTACCTCTCGAACGACGCGGTCTTCTACCTGACGGCCGCCCTCGTCGTGCCGACGCTGCTCGCCCTCTCCTTCATCCGGGCCGACGAGATCGTCCACGACGCCCCGCCCCAGGCCGGCGCCGCGGCGCCCGCGGAGAGCGGGGGCCTGCGCATGCTCATGACGAACCGGGCGCTCCTGTGCTTCGCCGCCTGCATGACGCTGTTCTTCCTCGCCAACGCCGCCATGCTGCCCCTCGTCGGCAGCGTGCTGACGCTGCGCACGAGCGAGACCGCGACCGCGCTCATCGCGGCCTGCATCATGGTCCCGCAGGCGGTGCTCGCCGTCTGCGCGCCGGCCCTCGGGCGCGCGGCCGAGCGCTGGGGCCGGCGCCCGGTCCTGCTCCTCGGCTTCGCGGCGCTGCCCCTGCGCGGGCTCCTGTTCGCCTACACCGACAGCCCGTCCCTGCTGGTGGCGATCCAGGTGCTCGACGGCGTCTCGGCCGCCGTGCTCGGCGTGATGGTGCCCCTCGTCGTCTCGGACGCGACCCGGGGGACCGGCCGCTTCAACCTCGCGCTGGGCGCGGTCGGCACCGCGATGGGGATCGGGGCGGCGCTCTCGACCTCGCTCGCCGGGCTGATGGCCGACCGGTTCGGCAGCCAGACCGCCTTCCTCGGCCTCGCCGTGGTCGGCCTCGTCGCCTTCGGCCTCGTCGCCCTCATCATGCCCGAGACGCGCCGTGCGGAGCGCGCGTGA
- a CDS encoding PRC-barrel domain-containing protein, with amino-acid sequence MFRPFRIIASATAVLWAAGAAAETAPTGGEPATSPSPSPTQPAPASAPTQPNPVPPPAAPPVATVPVPAPAPPAAPQQGTPATVLDTQDYEGVLGKGVRAANGDELGRIIDVIIDKDGRPRAAIIDFGGFLGVGSRKIAVDWRSLRFSPEGKAGRVVLQLSRNQVRVSPEYKAGEPIVVLGPASPGGPAPDGDPAAPAAQPAATQPAAQPPQPPPQAAPQGIPPGSAAAPVPADKPPERAPDR; translated from the coding sequence GTGTTCAGACCATTCCGGATCATCGCGAGCGCGACGGCCGTCCTGTGGGCCGCGGGCGCGGCGGCGGAGACGGCGCCCACGGGCGGCGAGCCGGCGACGAGCCCAAGCCCGAGCCCGACACAACCCGCGCCGGCCTCCGCGCCCACCCAGCCCAATCCGGTGCCGCCGCCCGCCGCACCTCCCGTCGCGACCGTGCCCGTCCCTGCGCCGGCTCCGCCCGCCGCCCCGCAGCAGGGCACGCCCGCGACGGTGCTCGACACGCAGGATTACGAGGGCGTCCTCGGCAAGGGCGTGCGGGCCGCCAACGGTGACGAGCTCGGCCGCATCATCGACGTGATCATCGACAAGGACGGGCGCCCCCGCGCCGCGATCATCGATTTCGGCGGCTTCCTCGGCGTCGGCTCCCGCAAGATCGCCGTGGATTGGCGCTCCCTGCGCTTCTCGCCCGAGGGTAAGGCCGGCCGGGTCGTGCTGCAGCTCAGCCGGAATCAGGTCCGGGTCTCGCCCGAGTACAAGGCGGGCGAACCCATCGTGGTCCTCGGGCCCGCGAGCCCCGGCGGCCCCGCGCCGGACGGTGATCCGGCGGCCCCGGCCGCGCAGCCCGCCGCGACCCAGCCCGCCGCCCAGCCGCCCCAGCCGCCGCCGCAGGCTGCGCCGCAGGGCATTCCGCCGGGCTCGGCGGCCGCGCCCGTCCCCGCCGACAAGCCGCCCGAGAGGGCGCCGGATCGATGA
- a CDS encoding SDR family NAD(P)-dependent oxidoreductase — protein sequence MDLNLTGRHALVTGSTGGIGYAIARELADLGASVGINGRGPERVEAAVARLKTEAKAGAVFAAAGDVATAEGVDGLVGRLGSVDILVNNTGIFEPKPVFEIPDADWQRFFDVNVMSGVRLSRAYMPGMVERGWGRVVFISSESALNIPVEMVHYGMTKTAQLAIARGLAETVAGTGVTVNSVLPGPTLSEGVAEFMKQMAGGAENPDLDAMGRKFVAEHRPTSLIQRLAGVEEVAAMVAYVCSPAASATSGASLRVDGGLLRHIG from the coding sequence ATGGACTTGAATCTCACAGGGCGGCACGCGCTCGTGACCGGCTCGACCGGCGGCATCGGCTACGCGATCGCCCGCGAACTCGCCGATCTCGGCGCGAGCGTCGGCATCAACGGACGTGGGCCCGAGCGGGTCGAGGCGGCAGTCGCGCGCCTGAAGACGGAGGCGAAGGCCGGCGCGGTCTTCGCGGCCGCGGGCGACGTCGCGACGGCCGAGGGCGTCGACGGCCTCGTCGGGCGCCTCGGCAGCGTCGACATCCTCGTCAACAACACCGGGATCTTCGAGCCGAAGCCGGTCTTCGAGATCCCCGACGCCGACTGGCAGCGCTTTTTCGACGTCAACGTGATGAGCGGCGTGCGCCTGTCTCGGGCCTACATGCCCGGCATGGTGGAGCGCGGCTGGGGCCGGGTCGTCTTCATCTCCAGCGAGTCGGCGCTCAACATCCCCGTCGAGATGGTCCATTACGGGATGACGAAGACGGCGCAGCTCGCCATCGCCCGCGGGCTGGCCGAGACGGTCGCCGGAACCGGCGTCACCGTGAACAGCGTGCTGCCCGGCCCGACGCTCTCCGAGGGCGTGGCCGAGTTCATGAAGCAGATGGCGGGGGGCGCCGAGAATCCCGATCTCGACGCGATGGGCCGGAAGTTCGTGGCCGAGCACAGGCCGACATCGCTCATCCAGCGCTTGGCCGGCGTGGAGGAGGTGGCGGCGATGGTCGCCTACGTGTGCAGTCCTGCGGCGAGCGCCACGAGCGGCGCGTCACTGCGCGTCGACGGCGGCCTCCTGCGCCACATCGGCTGA
- a CDS encoding PRC-barrel domain-containing protein, whose product MPTDLPNERSLRKPGSLELDPSAEGVPIDETRRLIASNKVEGTTVYNGAGEHLGAVHNFMVDKVSGQVAYAVLAFGGFLGLGESHYPLPWRALTYSVELGGYVVDLDRDTLAGAPSHGPGEDAFADPGYGGRLDDYYGGRLAPTA is encoded by the coding sequence ATGCCTACGGACTTGCCCAACGAGCGCAGCCTGCGGAAGCCCGGCTCCCTGGAACTCGACCCCTCCGCCGAGGGCGTTCCGATCGACGAGACGCGGCGCCTGATCGCCTCGAACAAGGTCGAGGGCACCACGGTCTACAACGGGGCCGGCGAGCATCTCGGCGCGGTTCACAATTTCATGGTCGACAAGGTTTCCGGCCAAGTGGCCTACGCCGTGCTCGCCTTCGGCGGCTTCCTCGGTCTCGGGGAGAGCCATTATCCCCTGCCCTGGCGCGCCCTCACCTACAGCGTCGAGCTCGGCGGCTACGTGGTCGATCTCGACCGCGACACGCTCGCCGGCGCCCCGAGCCACGGTCCCGGCGAGGACGCCTTCGCCGACCCGGGCTATGGCGGGCGCCTCGACGATTACTACGGCGGCCGCCTCGCCCCGACCGCCTGA
- a CDS encoding phosphatase PAP2 family protein, translated as MTAGTLGPAHRPAWARRWDPRSRLGRLLRLSRATAAPGLGLWALVVGVVAVDALWLAFLRVAVAPAGFAACAGLVAALLLASAFWGSVRSEPTLRGMALASACLIALTLSAAILHLLAATLSFPLVDPALARIEAAVGFDWTAYLGFLADHPALSRCLALAYHSSGPQVALVVIALATARRLGRLWRFVRLFAGTLLVVIAVSALLPAVGPYAHYAPDRVPAGYLETIGAFWHLEPLERLRSGNLRFLALGDIRALVTFPSFHVCLAILTAWALAPLRLIGPAAIALNAAVIVGTVGAGGHYLPDLAAGALLAGLALIASRPRGPAPAIGRLARGGGIEPPAPAFLPGGKPGPRRRQNRKDGA; from the coding sequence ATGACGGCAGGAACCCTAGGCCCGGCTCATCGGCCCGCATGGGCACGGCGATGGGATCCGAGGTCCCGGCTCGGCCGCCTCCTCCGGCTTTCCCGCGCGACCGCTGCCCCGGGCCTCGGCCTCTGGGCGCTCGTCGTCGGCGTCGTGGCCGTCGACGCGCTCTGGCTCGCATTCCTGCGCGTCGCGGTCGCGCCCGCCGGGTTCGCCGCCTGCGCCGGCCTCGTCGCGGCCCTCCTCCTCGCCTCCGCGTTCTGGGGCTCCGTCCGGTCCGAGCCGACGCTCCGGGGCATGGCGCTGGCGAGCGCCTGCCTGATCGCGCTCACGCTCTCCGCCGCAATTCTGCACCTCCTCGCCGCCACCCTGTCCTTTCCGCTGGTCGACCCGGCGCTCGCCCGGATCGAGGCGGCCGTCGGCTTCGACTGGACGGCCTATCTCGGGTTTCTCGCAGACCATCCCGCGCTGTCGCGGTGCCTGGCGCTCGCCTACCATTCGAGCGGTCCTCAGGTCGCGCTCGTGGTCATCGCGCTCGCCACCGCGCGCCGGCTCGGCCGCCTCTGGCGGTTCGTCCGGCTGTTTGCCGGCACGCTCCTCGTGGTGATCGCGGTCTCGGCGCTGCTGCCGGCCGTCGGGCCCTACGCCCATTACGCGCCGGACAGGGTGCCGGCGGGATATCTGGAGACCATCGGGGCGTTCTGGCACCTCGAGCCCCTGGAGCGCCTGCGGAGTGGGAACCTCCGCTTCCTGGCTCTGGGCGACATCCGCGCCCTCGTGACCTTCCCGTCCTTCCACGTCTGCCTCGCGATCCTCACGGCCTGGGCGCTCGCCCCGCTGCGGCTGATCGGTCCGGCGGCGATCGCGCTCAACGCCGCCGTCATCGTCGGGACGGTCGGCGCGGGCGGCCACTACCTGCCCGACCTCGCCGCCGGCGCGCTGCTCGCCGGCCTCGCCCTCATCGCGTCGCGACCGCGCGGCCCCGCTCCCGCGATCGGCCGGCTCGCGCGCGGCGGGGGCATCGAACCGCCCGCTCCCGCGTTCCTCCCCGGAGGAAAGCCCGGCCCCCGCCGCCGGCAGAACAGGAAGGATGGCGCATGA
- a CDS encoding M48 family metalloprotease produces MDGVLQEAGSRGARRRAPASRAWPLRARLSAGSAALALVLTACAGEHTGAVLTPAAVTVPAEAPRTTGRERSASDADHAKLVASFGGEYRAPAALRLLSDVTDRLVKASDRPDQTYVVTLLDSPVVNAFALPSGRLYATRGLVALASDTSEIAAVLAHEIAHVTLSHANARTELELRSQLVSRVVADVLNDPATGAQLQSQSRFAIARFSRDQELEADGAGVRTLAKAGYDPFGAARFLTALNRTVALKAGTGSPGEPDMLATHPATAERVALVTRAARRIGAPGIGSDDRARYLAAVDGIAYGDDPGEGVVRGRRFVHPSLGIAFDVPDGFAIENTRNAVLGTTNEGSRRLLFDQVEARPGQGLDAVLKSTWNDALEAGSVESRTIAGHEGAVALSRGKDWTFRLAAIRIGDTVFRMIMAAKGATDPDPAFRRWTGSLAALNPDESRTLKPLRIQVVQAPSESAEELSRRMAVSDRPLERFLVLNGLEKGAALKVGQGYKVVVE; encoded by the coding sequence ATGGACGGGGTCTTGCAGGAAGCCGGTTCACGGGGCGCGCGCCGCAGGGCGCCGGCCTCGCGCGCGTGGCCTTTGCGCGCGCGCCTCTCCGCGGGATCGGCCGCCCTCGCGCTCGTCCTCACGGCCTGCGCCGGCGAGCACACAGGCGCCGTGCTGACGCCGGCCGCCGTGACGGTGCCGGCCGAGGCGCCGCGCACCACCGGGCGCGAGCGCTCCGCCTCGGACGCCGACCACGCCAAGCTCGTCGCCTCCTTCGGCGGGGAATACCGCGCCCCCGCGGCCCTGCGTCTCCTGAGCGACGTCACCGACCGCCTCGTCAAGGCGAGCGACCGGCCGGACCAGACCTACGTCGTGACGCTCCTCGATTCACCCGTCGTCAACGCCTTCGCCCTGCCGAGCGGGCGGCTCTACGCGACGCGGGGCCTCGTGGCGCTGGCGAGCGACACCTCCGAGATCGCCGCCGTCCTCGCCCACGAGATCGCGCACGTGACGCTCAGCCACGCGAACGCCCGGACGGAGCTGGAGCTGCGCTCGCAGCTCGTCAGCCGCGTCGTGGCCGACGTGCTGAACGATCCCGCGACCGGCGCGCAGCTCCAGAGCCAGTCCCGCTTCGCCATCGCCCGGTTCTCCCGCGACCAGGAGCTGGAGGCGGACGGGGCCGGCGTGCGCACCCTGGCGAAGGCCGGCTACGACCCGTTCGGCGCCGCCCGTTTCCTCACGGCCCTGAACAGGACGGTGGCGCTCAAGGCCGGAACCGGCAGCCCGGGCGAGCCGGACATGCTCGCCACCCACCCGGCCACCGCCGAACGGGTCGCCCTCGTCACCCGCGCCGCCCGACGCATCGGCGCCCCCGGCATCGGCAGCGACGACCGCGCCCGCTACCTCGCGGCGGTTGACGGGATCGCCTACGGGGACGATCCCGGCGAGGGCGTGGTGCGCGGGCGCCGCTTCGTCCATCCGAGCCTCGGCATCGCCTTCGACGTCCCGGACGGCTTCGCGATCGAGAACACCCGCAACGCGGTGCTCGGCACCACCAACGAGGGCAGCCGCCGCCTGCTGTTCGATCAGGTCGAGGCCAGACCCGGCCAGGGTCTCGACGCGGTGCTGAAATCCACCTGGAACGACGCGCTCGAGGCGGGCTCGGTCGAGAGCCGGACCATCGCCGGGCACGAGGGCGCGGTCGCGCTCTCCCGCGGCAAGGACTGGACCTTCCGCCTCGCCGCGATCCGGATCGGCGACACGGTGTTCCGGATGATCATGGCGGCCAAGGGCGCCACCGACCCGGACCCGGCCTTCCGCCGCTGGACGGGGAGCCTCGCGGCCCTGAACCCGGACGAGTCCCGCACCCTGAAGCCCCTGCGCATCCAGGTGGTCCAGGCGCCGTCCGAGAGCGCCGAGGAACTCTCCCGCCGCATGGCGGTCTCCGACCGCCCGCTCGAGCGCTTCCTCGTCCTCAACGGCCTGGAGAAGGGCGCGGCCCTGAAGGTCGGGCAAGGCTACAAGGTGGTGGTGGAGTAG
- a CDS encoding SWIB/MDM2 domain-containing protein: MATKTETKAAPKAKAAAPKAKAAAAPKAGGATKPNALQQPLKPSAELGAIVGTSPLPRGEVVSKVWDYIKKNNLQNPQNKREILADDKLKKVFGKDKCTMFEMNKHLAAHLKS; encoded by the coding sequence ATGGCGACGAAGACGGAGACCAAGGCTGCGCCGAAGGCGAAGGCCGCCGCCCCCAAGGCGAAGGCTGCCGCTGCTCCCAAGGCCGGCGGCGCGACTAAGCCCAACGCCCTCCAGCAGCCCCTCAAGCCCTCGGCCGAGCTCGGCGCCATCGTCGGCACCAGCCCGCTCCCGCGCGGCGAGGTGGTGAGCAAGGTGTGGGACTACATCAAGAAAAACAATCTCCAGAACCCGCAGAACAAGCGCGAGATCCTCGCCGACGACAAGCTGAAGAAGGTCTTCGGCAAGGACAAGTGCACCATGTTCGAGATGAACAAGCACCTCGCGGCGCACCTGAAGTCCTGA
- a CDS encoding DNA-binding protein: MRACPITRRAAGAWLGAVLAAAPAAAAPRLGPAECRAAPARRDALQGVAARGEIVLASGTRAVLGSLRWPDEAEAAAAAEAWLAGRRGRPLDVVVRGEPDRWGRVRIDAADAEEAVDLAGGLVAAGFAQVDAGEGDVLCRPALLRLEEAPRRAGSGVWRRPVREAKDGAALREEAGRFVVAQGRIRNVGERPSRTYLDFVRRGEDGLTVTVSKRTWRRLQEHGFHASGLTGRVVRVRGIVEIWRGPVLDIASAEMIEVLDSDGTEPRVAVPERERALRR; encoded by the coding sequence ATGAGAGCCTGCCCCATCACCCGCCGCGCGGCCGGAGCCTGGCTCGGCGCCGTTCTCGCCGCCGCTCCGGCTGCGGCCGCGCCGCGCCTCGGCCCCGCCGAGTGCCGTGCCGCCCCGGCGCGCCGGGACGCGCTGCAGGGCGTCGCCGCCCGCGGCGAGATCGTGCTCGCGTCCGGCACCCGCGCCGTGCTCGGCTCTCTGCGCTGGCCGGACGAGGCCGAGGCCGCGGCGGCCGCCGAGGCCTGGCTCGCGGGCCGTCGCGGCCGGCCGCTCGACGTCGTGGTGCGGGGCGAGCCCGACCGCTGGGGGCGGGTCCGGATCGACGCCGCGGATGCGGAGGAGGCGGTCGACCTCGCGGGCGGCCTCGTCGCGGCGGGATTCGCCCAGGTCGATGCGGGCGAGGGCGACGTGCTCTGCCGCCCGGCTCTCCTGCGCCTGGAGGAGGCACCCCGCCGGGCCGGAAGCGGCGTCTGGCGCCGACCGGTGCGGGAGGCTAAGGACGGAGCCGCGCTGCGGGAAGAGGCCGGGCGCTTCGTGGTGGCGCAGGGCCGCATCCGCAATGTCGGGGAGCGGCCTTCGCGCACCTATCTCGATTTCGTGCGCCGCGGCGAGGACGGGCTGACGGTGACCGTGTCGAAACGCACTTGGCGCCGGCTGCAGGAACATGGTTTCCATGCGTCGGGGCTGACGGGACGCGTCGTCCGGGTGCGGGGCATCGTCGAGATCTGGCGCGGGCCGGTCCTCGACATCGCGAGCGCCGAGATGATCGAGGTTCTGGATTCGGACGGGACGGAACCGCGTGTGGCGGTTCCGGAGAGGGAGCGGGCGCTGCGGCGCTAG
- a CDS encoding ABC transporter ATP-binding protein — MEDLCQYADRPWAFVGRYLKRRWLPHLVILVAVLGAVGFSVSTDYALKGVVDALSKGPQAGLIWGALAVLIAFIAADNMLWRVASLVGSFTFVGVTGDIRRDLFRHMTGHSPSFFADRQPGTLASRITATSNAIFTVENMFVFNVMPPCVAAIGSLVYIATVNVTMALVLAGIFGSVVVLMFKMAAAGKPLHHDFAAKAASVDGEMVDLVGNMPLVRAFSAFKREFKRFDGTIGVEMRSRRSSLLYLEKLRIVHAVLTVLAVLGLLYWAITMWEAGQATNGQVVLVCTLGIRILAATRDLAVALVDATQHTARLSEALHTLLQPHDLIDHPEAVPLTGHGAKIDFQHVAFDYPDGRGVFTDFDLAIEPGQRIGLVGKSGGGKSTLFSLLQRFYDVKGGDILINGQDINRVTQESLREAITVVPQDVSMFHRTLRENIRYGRPEATDEDVWKAAEAAHCTDFINALPDGFDTIVGDRGVKLSGGQRQRIAIARAILKDSPILLLDEATSALDAESEEAIRHALANLMKGRTVIAIAHRLSTLKDFDRIVVLEGGRIVQDGSPDKLTHLDGFYRELMKKESLSMSLAAA; from the coding sequence ATGGAAGACCTCTGCCAATACGCCGACCGCCCCTGGGCCTTCGTCGGTCGTTACCTGAAGCGCCGCTGGCTGCCTCACCTCGTGATCCTCGTCGCGGTGCTCGGCGCCGTCGGCTTCTCCGTCTCGACGGATTACGCCCTCAAGGGCGTCGTCGACGCGCTGAGCAAGGGTCCGCAGGCGGGGCTGATCTGGGGCGCGCTCGCCGTCCTCATCGCCTTCATCGCCGCCGACAACATGCTCTGGCGCGTGGCGAGCCTCGTCGGCTCGTTCACCTTCGTGGGCGTGACCGGCGACATCCGCCGCGACCTGTTCCGGCACATGACCGGGCACTCGCCCTCCTTCTTCGCCGACCGGCAGCCGGGCACCCTGGCCTCCCGCATCACCGCGACCTCGAACGCGATCTTCACGGTCGAGAACATGTTCGTGTTCAACGTGATGCCGCCCTGCGTCGCGGCCATCGGCTCGCTGGTCTACATCGCCACCGTCAACGTCACGATGGCGCTGGTGCTCGCCGGCATCTTCGGCAGCGTCGTGGTGCTGATGTTCAAGATGGCGGCGGCCGGCAAGCCGCTGCACCACGATTTCGCCGCCAAGGCCGCGAGCGTCGACGGCGAGATGGTCGACCTCGTCGGCAACATGCCGCTGGTGCGCGCCTTCTCGGCCTTCAAGCGCGAGTTCAAGCGCTTCGACGGCACGATCGGCGTCGAGATGCGCTCGCGCCGCTCCTCGCTCCTCTATCTCGAGAAGCTGCGCATCGTGCACGCGGTGCTCACCGTGCTCGCGGTGCTGGGGCTCCTCTACTGGGCGATCACCATGTGGGAGGCGGGACAGGCGACGAACGGCCAGGTCGTTCTCGTCTGCACCCTCGGCATCCGCATCCTCGCGGCGACCCGCGACCTCGCGGTGGCCCTCGTCGACGCCACCCAGCACACCGCCCGCCTGTCGGAGGCGCTGCACACCCTGCTGCAGCCGCATGACCTGATCGACCATCCCGAGGCCGTGCCGCTCACCGGTCACGGCGCCAAGATCGACTTCCAGCACGTCGCCTTCGACTATCCGGACGGCCGCGGCGTGTTCACGGATTTCGACCTCGCCATCGAGCCGGGCCAGCGCATCGGCCTCGTCGGCAAGTCGGGCGGCGGCAAGTCGACCCTGTTCTCGCTGCTGCAGCGCTTCTACGACGTGAAGGGCGGCGACATCCTGATCAACGGCCAGGACATCAACCGCGTCACGCAGGAGAGCTTGCGCGAGGCGATCACGGTGGTGCCGCAGGACGTCTCGATGTTCCACCGCACCCTGCGCGAGAACATCCGCTACGGCCGGCCCGAAGCCACCGACGAGGACGTCTGGAAGGCGGCCGAGGCCGCCCATTGCACGGACTTCATCAACGCGCTGCCGGACGGGTTCGACACGATCGTCGGCGACCGCGGCGTCAAGCTCTCCGGCGGCCAGCGCCAGCGCATCGCCATCGCCCGCGCGATCCTGAAGGATTCGCCGATCCTGCTCCTCGACGAGGCCACCTCCGCCCTCGACGCCGAGTCCGAGGAGGCGATCCGCCACGCGCTCGCGAACCTGATGAAGGGCCGCACCGTCATCGCCATCGCCCACCGGCTCTCGACGCTCAAGGACTTCGACCGGATCGTGGTGCTGGAGGGCGGCCGCATAGTGCAGGACGGCTCGCCCGACAAGCTGACCCATCTCGACGGCTTCTACCGCGAGTTGATGAAGAAGGAATCGCTCTCGATGTCGCTCGCCGCCGCCTGA